One genomic segment of Bacilli bacterium includes these proteins:
- a CDS encoding glycosyltransferase yields MAFVNKWQPGISVIVSTKRPHFLEKMFHNYRRQIWAKKELIVVVNKDSVDMSRYRQMARRLPHIRVFHLPASRFTLGRCLNFATKRAVYPIIAKMDDDEYYAPLYLAGMIDEFRRSNADIVGKQAYYMYLRGSGILLRRFNKMNRFVRVVSGGTLTFKRTVWQKVKFRNVRISEDVIFCKDAHRAGFRIYSGNLFNFCAIRRKNPKSHTWQVNDWEFITEPHSKIIARTTDFRQFVIAR; encoded by the coding sequence TTGGCCTTCGTCAACAAGTGGCAACCGGGCATTTCTGTCATTGTCAGCACGAAGCGTCCGCATTTTCTGGAAAAAATGTTTCATAACTACCGCAGACAGATTTGGGCCAAGAAAGAATTGATCGTTGTCGTAAACAAAGATTCGGTCGATATGTCCCGCTACCGGCAAATGGCCCGGCGGCTGCCGCATATCCGCGTTTTTCATCTTCCCGCCAGCCGTTTTACGTTAGGGCGATGTTTAAATTTCGCCACAAAGAGAGCCGTCTATCCGATCATCGCAAAAATGGACGACGACGAATACTACGCCCCGCTATATCTGGCCGGTATGATCGACGAATTTCGCAGATCGAATGCGGATATTGTCGGCAAGCAGGCCTATTATATGTATTTGCGGGGCAGCGGTATTCTGCTGCGCAGATTCAACAAGATGAACCGGTTCGTTCGCGTCGTTTCAGGCGGCACCCTTACGTTCAAACGAACAGTATGGCAAAAGGTGAAATTCCGCAATGTGCGCATCAGCGAAGACGTCATATTTTGCAAGGATGCCCATAGAGCAGGATTCCGCATCTATTCCGGGAATTTGTTCAATTTTTGCGCGATTCGCCGGAAAAACCCGAAAAGCCATACTTGGCAAGTGAATGATTGGGAATTTATCACCGAACCGCATTCGAAAATCATTGCCCGCACAACAGATTTCCGGCAATTTGTGATCGCGCGGTAG